The segment AGCAGACGACCAGTGGTTGCGACTACGATGTCCTGATTTTCGCTGAATACCTCAGCGTGGTTCATATAGGCAACGCCGCCGGTGATGGTGGCGATATCCAGATGCGTGTGTTTCGCTAACTCACGCGCGTGGTCGGCAACCTGCATCGCCAGTTCACGCGTGGGCGTTAAAATTAAAATGCGCGGCGGGCCTGATTTTTTACGTGGAAAATCGATCAGGTGCTGCATAGCCGGCAGCAGATAGGCTGCGGTTTTCCCCGTTCCGGTCGGCGCTGAACCCAGTACGTCACGGCCCTCCAGAGCGGCAGGGATGGCCTCAGCCTGGATGGCTGTTGGGCGCGTGAAGCCTTTTTCCTGCAGGGCATCCAGCAGGCTTTCGTCGAGTTCGAGTTCGGAGAATGTGGTTACGGTCATGGTCTACCTCAGTTTGGGGCGCTGATTATAGACAGAACAAACATAATCTTCATCTGTTTGTGTGCCAACTCGCCATGCCAGGAGATGTTTTCCCTGCTCTGTCACGTTACACTGAAGCTCTGCCATTGGGCAGGATTTGTTGAGTGGTTGCAGAGAATGACAGAAACGACGCCGCATCCGCGGCCTCAGTTACAAAAAAATGGTTTTACGTTTAAGCGATTTTTTATTGCCCACGATCGCTGTGCAATGAAAGTTGGCACCGACGGTATTTTGTTAGGCGCATGGGCACCGGTGGCGGGTGTGCGACGCGTGCTGGATATTGGTAGCGGTAGCGGCCTGATAGCCTTAATGATTGCGCAGCGAACGCCGGATGATGTGCAGATAGATGCAGTTGAGCTGGATGCTGATGCAGCACAACAGGCGCAGGAGAATGTGCTGGCCTCCCCCTGGCCATCGCGGGTAACAACCCATCAGGCAGATATCGTGCAATGGGCCGATGCTTGTGAACAGCGCTATTCCCTGATCGTTAGCAACCCACCTTATTTTGCTCCCGGTGTGGCCTGTGCCACGCCGCAGCGTGCGACCGCGCGTTCGACCGACACCCTGGATCATCATACTTTGTTGCGCTGTGCCGCCCAGTTAATAGAAGAAGAAGGCTTCTTTTGCGTGGTGCTGCCAGAATCACTGGGCCAAAGTATGATTGAACAGGCGCAGCAAGATGGCTGGCATCTGCGTTTTCGTTATGACGTTGCCGAGTATGCTCAACGCCCGCCTCATCGCGTGCTATTGGGTTTTTCCCCCTGCATGGGAGAACAACTGATAGAGCGGTTGGCGATACGCGATGAAAACACCCAATACTCGGAAGACTGGTGCAGCCTGACGCGTGATTTCTACCTGTTCATGTAGTGAGGCGGAGCCAATACCGTAGGAACCGCATCCGGCAGCAAATCCGGATAGTCCGGCGTATAGTGCAGGCCTCGACTTTCTTTACGCTCCAGCGCACAACGCACCATCAATTCAGCAACCTGCACCAGATTACGTAACTCCAGCAGGTTGTTGGACAGGCGAAAATTCGCGTAGTACTCGTCTATCTCCTGTTGGAGTAAGTTGATACGACGTAATGCGCGCTCCAGCCGTTTGGTGGTGCGCACAATGCCCATGTAATCCCACATAAACAGCCGCAACTCGTGCCAGTTATGTTGAATCACCACGCGCTCATCGGCGTCATCCACGCGGCTTTCATCCCAGGCAGGCAGGTGATTAACCTGTTCTGTACCGGGTAGCCGGCGGATCACATCTTCGGCGGCTGACCAGCCATAGACCAGGCATTCCAGCAACGAATTCGAAGCCATGCGATTGGCACCATGCAGGCCGGTATAGCTCACCTCACCAATCGCATACAGGCCATCGATATCAGTACGCCCTTGCTGATCAACCATCACACCGCCGCAGGTATAGTGAGCAGCCGGAACGATCGGGATCGGCTCTTTGGTCAAATCGAGGCCGAAAGTCAGCAATTTTTCATAGATCATCGGGAAATGCGCGCGAATGAAACTGGCCGGCTGATGGCTGATGTCGAGATACATACAGTCCACGCCAAGACGTTTCATCTCATGGTCAATGGCTCGCGCTACGATATCGCGCGGTGCCAGTTCGGCACGGGGATCAAAGTCAGGCATAAAGCGCGTGCCATCCGGGCGCAGTAGCCATGCCCCTTCGCCTCGTAATGCTTCAGTTAACAGGAAATTTTGTGCCTGTGGATGGAACAGACAGGTGGGGTGGAATTGATTGAATTCCAGATTCGCTACCCGACAACCCGCACGCCAGGCCATAGCAATGCCATCGCCGGATGCGACATCCGGGTTGGTGGTGTATTGATACACTTTGGCGGCCCCGCCGGTTGCGAGGATCACCGCGCGCGCCCGGCAGGTTTCAACCTGCTCACGGTTACGGTTCCAGATCCAGGCCCCAACAACCCGACGAGGTCCGGGTACGCCGATTTTATCGGAAAGAATCAGGTCAACAGCATTGGTACGTTCAAGAATGCGGATGTTGGGATGACTGAGGGCCTGGCTAACCAGCGTGGTTTCCACCGCGCGACCGGTGGCGTCAGCGCTGTGCAAAATGCGACGATGGCTGTGGCCTCCCTCGCGTGTCAGGTGGTAGCGAGCTTCACCATCAGCTTGCGGTTCTTTGTCGAAGGCTACGCCGTTATCAATTAACCATTGCACGCAGTCGCGTGCGTTACTGGCGATAAAATTGACGGTAGCACGATCGCATAACCCCGCTCCGGCAATCAGCGTATCCTCCACATGCGATTCAATGCTGTCGGTTTCATCGAACACCGCTGCGATGCCGCCTTGTGCGTAGAGCGTTGAACCTTCATTCACCTGCGCTTTACTCAGGACCGTAACCTGATAATGCGGCGCCAGGCGCAGCGCCAGTGACAGGCCAGCAGCGCCGCTGCCGACGATAAGTACGTCGCACTGATAATCGGATTGGGAAGTCATGATGTTTAATTTACTAAACAAAAGGTGTTCAGAGCATAAGCCCGGATGCCAACTCTGTGAAGTATTTTAAACAGGCTTTGTCGAGGAATTCGGCGTTTTCCGGCGATAATTGCGCGATTTCAGTAAGTTATGTCTGAAAATAACCTTTACGTGTTTTTTATACCAAACTTACTGAAAATTCAGGTAATAAAGATGAAAATCGTGGCGTCATAGGTTACTCTGCCAGCGATTATCGGTGCCGGAAATGAGGCTGCCAGCGCGGCAAATCGCTACACTGAAAGACAATCAACAACAACAGCGTCTGGGTTCCTATACGGAAAATTTTCAGGTCGTGGTGAACTTCATGCCAGAATATGACTCTAAGCGCATGCTTGCTCAGAACAATGAGATGTGCTGGCAGTTCATTTACGCATAAAAAAAGAGTTTGGGGAGACATTACCTCGGATGAGCGAGCAGTTAACGGATCAGGTTCTCGTTGAACGGGTTCAGAAGGGAGATCAAAAGTCATTTAACTTACTGGTGATTCGATACCAGCATAAAGTGGCGAGCCTGGTTTCACGTTATGTCCCATCGGGCGATGTGCCAGATGTGGTACAGGAGTCTTTTATCAAAGCGTATCGCGCACTGGAATCATTCCGTGGCGACAGCGCATTTTACACATGGCTGTACCGTATTGCGGTGAACACAGCAAAAAATTATCTGGTGGCTCAGGGGCGCCGTCCGCCGTCGAGTGATGTTGACGCAATTGATGCGGAAAACTTCGAAAGTGCGGGTGCATTAAAAGAAATTTCGAACCCTGAGAACTTAATGTTGTCTGACGAACTGAAACAAATTGTTTTTCGTACCATTGAGGCGCTTCCTGAGGATCTTCGTATGGCAATCACCCTCAGAGAACTGGATGGGTTAAGCTACGAAGAGATTGCCGCCATCATGGATTGCCCGGTCGGTACAGTACGTTCTCGTATCTTCCGTGCGCGAGAGGCTATTGATAACAAAGTTCAACCGCTTATCCAACGTCAGTGATAACGGCTACTGGAAGGGTACCAAAGCATGCAGAAAGAAAAACTTTCCGCTTTAATGGATGGTGAAACTTTAGATAACGAGCTGCTGGCGTCGTTATCAAGGGATGTGAATCTGCAAAAAAGCTGGGAAAGCTACCATCTAATCCGCGACACCCTGCGGGGCGATGTGGGTGAAGTGCTGCATTTTGATATCTCCGCGCGCGTGGCGGCAGCCATCGAAAATGAACCGGTGCGTAAAGTGACTTCGATGATTCCGGAAGCACAACCCGAACCGGTGCGCTGGAAGAAAATGCCGTTCTGGCGTAAGTCCGGTTCCTGGACTGCGCAGCTGGCGCAGGTTGGCGTAGCAGCCTGTGTATCGTTGGCGGTGATTGTCGGTGTTCAGCACTACAATCAGCCTGCGGGTAGCAACGCAACCGAATCGTCTGATTCGCCAGTGTTTAATACGCTGCCGATGATGGGCAAGGCTTCACCGGTTAGTCTGGGTGTGCCGTCTGATGCGTTTGATACCAACAGTTCAAACCAGCAGGTGCAGGAACAGCGTCGTCGTATCAACGCGATGCTGCAAGATTATGAGCTGCAACGTCGTCTGCATGCCGATCAGGTTCAGTTTGAGAAGAACGATCCGCAACAGGCGCAAGCGAATGTTCCCGGTAATCAGTCGTTAGGAATTCAGCAGCAGTAATGAAGCAGCTTTGGTGTGCCGTTAGCCTGCTGGCAGGCAGCCTGCTTTATACATCTACCGCCCCGGCGCAGACTTCTGCGTCCGGGGCGTTGTTACAGCAGATGGAGCAAGCAAGCCAGTCCCTCAATTATGAATTCGCTTACATCAATGTCTCCCGGCTTGGCATAGAGTCCTTGCGTTATCGCCATGCGGTTATCGACAATCGTATCTTTGCTCAATTGTTGCAGATGGACGGGCCACGTCGTGAGGTGATTCAGCGTGGTAACGATATCAGCTACTTTGAACCCGGCCTTGATCCGTTCTCCTTGCCCGGCAACCATATTGTGGATGCCCTGCCGCCGTTGATGTTTGCCGACTTCTCACGCCTGAGCGATGCCTACGATTTCATTCCCGTTGGTCGGTCACGCATCGCTGATCAGTTGTGTGAGGTGGTACGCATCGTCTCACGCGACGGTTCGCGCTACAGCTATGTGGTGTGGCTGGATGTTGATACCAAGCTGCCGTTACGCATTGACCTGCTGGATCGTGATGGCGAGACGCTGGAACAGTTCCGGGTTATCAGTTTTGCCGTTGATGAAGGTGTGCGTAATCTGATGCAGGGGCTGGAGAAAGCAAATCTGCCGCCAACATTATCATTACCGGCGGGCGATAAAGTGCAGCTCAACTGGCAGCCAACATGGCTTCCGGCAGGAATGACCCTCATCTCTCAGAGTCGCCGAGATATCCCGGCGCTGAATAAAACCGTTGAATCCCGTCTCTACAGCGATGGCCTGTTTAGTTTTGCGATTAACATTACTCCCGCAGATAAAAACAGCGTGGCGCAGACATTGCGCACTGGGCGTCGTACGGTGCAGACTGAAGTGCGCAATAATAACGAGATTACCGTGGTGGGTGAGATTCCACCGACCACAGCAAAACGTATTGCGGACAGCATTGATTCGGGATCAGCAAAATGATGAGAGAATGGGCCACTGTGGTGGCGTGGAAAGAGGGTATCGCGACGCTACATACCGAAGCGAAAACCTCCTGCAACAGTTGCTCGGCGCGTAAAGGTTGCGGCAGCCATATGCTGAATAAGCTGGGGCCGAAAAATGCGCATGTGATGGAGATCGTCAGTCCCGAACCGTTGCAGCCAGGTCAGCGTATCGAATTGGGGATTCGCGAAAGCAGTTTGTTAGGCTCAGCACTGTTGGTTTATATGACGCCGCTGTTTGGCCTGTTTTTGGTCGCAGGTCTGTTTCAGATGCTGTTCCATAGCGATCTGGCTTCCGCCTGTGGCGCGCTGTTGGGTGGAGTGGGTGGCTTTATTGTGGCAAAAGGCGTTTCATCGGTGTTTGGTGAGCGTGAGGCTTTTCAGCCGGTAATCCTCAATATTGCTTTGCCTCCTGATGCCATGCGGGTTGAAACTGAAGTTTGATACTTGCCGGGCCGCGTCGAACGCGGCCTTTTTCACGGCGTTTAGCCGCTGAAATCTGTTGCGATTCCCCGCAGTTCCATTCTTTAACGCAAGGCGTTAACAGTGTAATATGCGTCGTCATTAATGAGGCTGACAGGTTTCCAGGTAAAACTCCATTTCCTGAATATGTCTGTGCTCAAGTATTCAACTGATATTCTACGTGAAGATATTCATATAAATGAAGCACATACGAAATTTCTCCATCATCGCTCATATCGACCACGGCAAATCGACGCTGTCAGACCGTTTGATTCAAATTTGTGGTGGCCTGAGCGATCGTGAGATGGCGGCGCAGGTTCTGGATTCAATGGATCTGGAGCGTGAACGCGGCATTACCATTAAGGCGCAGAGTGTAACGCTCGATTACAAAGCGCTGAACGGTGAAACTTACCAGCTCAATTTTATCGATACTCCCGGACACGTTGACTTCTCTTATGAAGTATCCCGCTCTCTGGCGGCCTGTGAAGGGGCGTTACTGGTGGTCGATGCAGGCCAGGGCGTAGAAGCACAGACGCTGGCGAACTGCTATACCGCCATGGAAATGGATCTGGAAGTGGTACCGGTATTGAACAAGATCGACCTGCCTGCGGCCGACCCGGAGCGCGTGGCGGAAGAGATTGAAGATATCGTCGGTATTGATGCGACTGACGCCGTACGCTGTTCAGCGAAGACCGGCGTGGGTGTTCCGGATGTGCTGGAACGCCTGGTGCGCGATATTCCGCCGCCGGAAGGCGATCCAGAAGGCCCATTGCAGGCGCTGATTATCGACTCATGGTTCGATAACTATCTTGGCGTTGTGTCACTGATTCGTATTAAGAACGGCACCCTGCGCAAAGGCGATAAAGTTAAAGTGATCAGCACCGGTCAGGTGTATAACGCCGATCGTCTGGGGATTTTCACCCCGAAACAGGTTGATCGTACCGAGCTGAAATGTGGCGAGGTAGGTTGGCTGGTTTGTGCAATCAAAGACATCCTTGGCGCACCGGTGGGCGATACCCTGACGCTGCAACGTAACCCGGCGGATAAAGCGCTGCCAGGCTTTAAAAAAGTGAAGCCGCAGGTCTATGCCGGTCTGTTCCCGGTCAGCTCTGATGATTATGAAGCTTTCCGCGATGCGCTGGGCAAACTGAGCCTGAACGATGCGTCACTGTTCTATGAGCCAGAAAGCTCCACGGCGTTGGGCTTTGGCTTCCGCTGTGGCTTCCTTGGCCTGCTGCATATGGAGATCATCCAGGAACGTCTGGAGCGTGAATACGATCTCGATCTGATCACCACCGCACCGACCGTGGTGTATGAAGTGGAAACCACAGATGGCGAAGTGGTGTATGTTGACAGCCCGTCTAAGCTGCCGCCGCTGAATAATATTGAAGAACTGCGTGAACCGATCGCCGAGTGTCATATGCTGCTGCCGCAGGAGTTCCTCGGCAACGTCATTACGCTCTGTATCGAGAAACGTGGTGTTCAGACAAATATGGTTTACCACGGTAACCAGGTTGCGCTGACTTACGAAATCCCGATGGCGGAAGTGGTTCTCGACTTCTTTGACCGTCTGAAATCAACGTCGCGCGGCTATGCTTCACTGGATTATAACTTCAAACGTTTCCAGGCCTCTGACATGGTGCGTGTCGACGTGCTGATCAACTCAGAACGTGTCGATGCGCTGGCGCTGATTACTCACCGTGATAACTCGCAATATCGTGGCCGTGAGCTGGTGGAAAAGATGAAAGATCTGATCCCACGCCAGCAGTTCGATATCGCGATTCAGGCAGCAATCGGCAACCACATTATCGCTCGCTCAACAGTCAAGCAGCTGCGTAAAAACGTTCTGGCGAAATGCTATGGCGGTGACGTTAGCCGTAAGAAAAAACTGTTGCAGAAGCAGAAGGAAGGTAAGAAGCGAATGAAGCAGGTCGGTAACGTTGAACTGCCGCAGGAAGCATTCCTTGCCATTCTGCATGTCGGTAAAGACAGCAAATAAGGAACCTCAATGGCTAATATGTTCGCCCTGATTCTGGCGATCGCGACGCTGGTAACGGGTGTTATCTGGTGTATTGATCGTTTTAAGTGGGCACCGGCGCGTCGTGCGAAGCAGGTTGCCGCACAGGCGCAGGCAGGTAATACGCTGGACAGCAAAACGCTGGCGAAAGTCTCTCCGCAACCCGGTTGGGTGGAAACCGCAGCGTCGGTTTTCCCGGTGCTGGCAGTGGTATTTATCGTTCGGTCATTCGTTTATGAGCCATTCCAGATCCCATCTGGTTCGATGATGCCGACTCTGCTGATCGGTGACTTTATCCTGGTGGAGAAATTTGCCTACGGCCTGAAAGATCCAATCACCCAAACGACGCTGATCCCGACCGGTCATCCACAGCGCGGCGACATCGCGGTATTCAAATACCCGAAGGATCCGAGCATGGATTACATCAAACGGGTAATTGGTCTGCCGGGCGACAAAGTGGTTTACGATCCATACAGCAAAACCCTGACGGTGAATCCGGGTTGTGGCAACGGAAAATGTGACACTGCGCTGCCAATCACCTATACCAATATCGAGCCAAGCAGCTTTATTCAGACCTTCAGCGGTTTTGATGGCAACGAAACCGGTAATGGTTTCTTCCAGGTACCGCAGGGCGAAACGATGCGCGGTGGCTTACGTCTTGGTACACGTAAAGAGACGTTGGGCAGCGTAACGCACGATATCCTGTTGGTTAACGAAGCACAGAGTCAGGCGAGCATGTATTACCAGCAGCCAGGCCAGCCTCAGTCGACCTGGATTGTGCCGCAGGGGCAATATTTCATGATGGGCGATAACCGTGATAACAGCGCCGACAGCCGCTACTGGGGCTTTGTACCCGAGCGCAACCTGGTCGGTAAAGCGGTCGCTATCTGGATGAGCTTTGAGAAACAAGAAGGACAGTGGCCTACCGGCGTGCGCTTAAGTCGCATTGGCGGTATTCACTGATAAACGGTTGGCTCCCTGTGGGGAGCCACTGCACACGAAACGGAACGTGTTGGAACCTCAGCCCTGTTTCGTATGCAGAGTGACAGAAGCACAAAAGAACTGGAATCGCATGAACCCCATCCTCATTAACAAGTTGCAGCGCAAACTGGGCTACACTTTTACTCATCCGGAATTGTTGCAACAGGCTCTGACTCACCGCAGCGCCAGCAGTAAACACAACGAGCGTCTTGAATTTCTTGGCGATTCAATTCTCAGCTATGTCATTGCTAATGCGCTGTATCACCGCTTTCCGCGGGTTGATGAGGGCGACATGAGCCGTATGCGTGCGACACTGGTACGTGGAAATACGTTGGCAGAAATGGCGCGTGAGTTTGATCTTGGCGAGTGTTTACGTCTGGGGCCAGGTGAACTGAAAAGCGGCGGCTTCCGTCGCGAATCGATTCTTGCTGATACGGTGGAAGCGCTGATTGGCGGCATTTTCCTCGACAGCAATATTCAGACCGTCGAAAAGCTAATTCTCGACTGGTATCAAACGCGGCTGGAACAGATCAGTCCGGGCGATAAACAAAAAGATCCAAAAACGCGCCTGCAAGAGTTTTTGCAGGGACGCCATCTGCCGCTGCCTTCATATCTGGTAGTGCAGGTGCGTGGTGAAGCCCACGACCAGGAATTTACCATTCACTGTCAGGTGAGTGGCATGGCTGAGCCGGTGGTGGGCGTAGGTTCCAGCCGCCGTAAAGCAGAACAGGCCGCCGCCGAACAGGCGTTGATTAAACTCGGCCTTGAATAGTCACATCGCAGCACCCTGACCGGTGCTGATTAAGTCAGGACTCGAATGAGCGAACACGAAACTTATTGCGGCTTTGTCGCGATTGTTGGCCGACCCAACGTCGGCAAATCCACCTTGCTGAACCAGTTGCTGGGGCAAAAGGTGTCGATCACCTCGCGCAAGCCGCAAACCACGCGTCACCGCATCATGGGTATCCATACTGAAGGGCCATACCAGGCTATCTATGTGGACACGCCCGGATTGCACATGGAAGAGAAGCGGGCGATTAACCGCCTGATGAACCGTGCTGCCAGCAGCTCCATCGGTGATGTTGAACTGGTAATTTTCGTGGTTGATGGCACACGCTGGACGCCAGATGACGAAATGGTGCTGAACAAGCTGCGTGACGGCAAAGTGCCGGTGGTACTGGCGGTGAACAAGGTGGATAACATCCAGGATAAAAGCATCCTGCTGCCACATCTCCAGTTCCTCGGTCAGCAGATGAACTTCACGGATATCGTCCCAATCTCGGCTGAGACGGGTAAAAACGTTGATACCATTGCGGCCATCGTGCGCAAGCGTCTGCCCAAAGCGGAACATCACTTCCCGGAAGAGTACATCACCGACCGTTCGCAGCGCTTTATGGCGTCCGAGATCATCCGTGAAAAACTGATGCGTTTCCTCGGTGCAGAGCTGCCGTATTCCGTTACCGTTGAGATTGAAAAGTTCGAGACTAACGAACGCGGTGGCTATGATATCAGCGGCCTGATTCTGGTCGAACGCGATGGTCAGAAGAAAATGGTGATTGGCAACAAAGGTGCCAAAATCAAAACCATTGGTATCGAAGCGCGTAGAGATATGGAAGAGATGTTCGAGGCCAAGGTTCACCTCGAACTGTGGGTGAAGGTGAAATCTGGCTGGGCGGATGACGAACGTGCGCTGCGCAGTCTGGGTTATGTAGACGACCTCTAACCGATGGAAGGCTGGCAACGCGCCTTTGTGCTGCATAGTCGCCCCTACAGCGAAACCAGCCTGCTGCTCGATCTGTTTAGCGAAAGCGAAGGGCGTGTGCGTGTCCTTGCCAAAGGCGCACGTTCACGTCGTTCACAACTCAAGGGGGCGTTACAACCTTTTACCCCCTTGCTGGTACGCTGGGGCGGGCGCGGCGAAGTCAAAACGCTGCGCAACGCTGAAGCGGTATCGCTGGCACTCCCCCTGAGTGGCATCACGCTCTACTGCGGTCTGTACGTCAATGAACTGCTGTCGCGGGTGCTGGAGCAGGAAATCCCTTTCTCTGACCTCTTCTTCGATTACCTGAATTGCATCCAGGCGCTTGCCGCCGTCAGCGGCACGCCGGAGCCAGCCTTGCGTCGTTTCGAACTGGCGCTGCTCGGACATCTGGGATACGGCGTTGATTTCCTGCACTGCGCGGGCAGTGGCGAAGCGGTGGATGATGGTATGACCTACAGCTACCGTGAAGAGAAAGGTTTCATTGCCAGCCTGGTGGTCAATCAGCGTAGTTTTACCGGTCGCCAGTTGCGGGCGCTGTGGTCACGCGAGTTCCCTGATACCGATAGCCTGCGTGCTGCCAAACGCTTTACCCGAATGGCGCTGAAGCCCTATCTGGGTGGCAAACCGCTTAAGAGTCAGGAACTTTTTCGCCAGTTTGTACCGAAAAAGAAGCCGGATGCGTCGAGCGAATGATGCCAGTCCTGTTGCTACGCGGTACACTGTAAACTCACTAACCCTGGTTAAGGATTGTCATGGCTGAGTTGCTGTTAGGGGTCAACATTGACCACATCGCCACCGTACGTAACGCGCGTGGCACGAATTATCCCGATCCGGTGCAGGCTGCATTTATTTCTGAACAGGCGGGTGCGGATGGTATTACCGTACATCTGCGTGAAGATCGCCGTCATATCACCGATCGTGACGTCCGTATTCTGCGCGATACCATCCAGACGCGTATGAATCTGGAAATGGCGGTGACCGATGAGATGGTTGGCATTGCCTGTGACATCAAACCACACTTCTGCTGCCTGGTGCCGGAAAAACGTCAGGAAGTGACCACTGAAGGCGGTCTTGATGTGGCGGGTCAGCAGGACAAAATCAATGCTGCGGTTAAACAGCTGAGCGAGGCGGGGATTCTGGTGTCATTGTTTATCGATGCCGATCACCGCCAAATCGAAGCCGCCGTGGCGAGCGGTGCACCTTACATTGAAATTCACACCGGTGCGTATGCGGAAGCACCCGAAGGTCTGGCACGCGATGCGGAGCTGGAGCGTATTCGTAAAGCAGCCACCTTTGCAGCCAGTCTCGGCCTGAAAGTGAATGCCGGGCACGGTCTGACCTACCATAACGTGCTGCCGATTGCGGCGCTGCCGGAAATGCATGAACTGAATATCGGTCATGCCATTATTGGTCGCGCGGTGATGAGTGGTCTGGCTGAGGCGGTCAAAGAGATG is part of the Pantoea phytobeneficialis genome and harbors:
- the recO gene encoding DNA repair protein RecO, producing MEGWQRAFVLHSRPYSETSLLLDLFSESEGRVRVLAKGARSRRSQLKGALQPFTPLLVRWGGRGEVKTLRNAEAVSLALPLSGITLYCGLYVNELLSRVLEQEIPFSDLFFDYLNCIQALAAVSGTPEPALRRFELALLGHLGYGVDFLHCAGSGEAVDDGMTYSYREEKGFIASLVVNQRSFTGRQLRALWSREFPDTDSLRAAKRFTRMALKPYLGGKPLKSQELFRQFVPKKKPDASSE
- the pdxJ gene encoding pyridoxine 5'-phosphate synthase, with amino-acid sequence MAELLLGVNIDHIATVRNARGTNYPDPVQAAFISEQAGADGITVHLREDRRHITDRDVRILRDTIQTRMNLEMAVTDEMVGIACDIKPHFCCLVPEKRQEVTTEGGLDVAGQQDKINAAVKQLSEAGILVSLFIDADHRQIEAAVASGAPYIEIHTGAYAEAPEGLARDAELERIRKAATFAASLGLKVNAGHGLTYHNVLPIAALPEMHELNIGHAIIGRAVMSGLAEAVKEMKLLMREARR